A single window of Sporosarcina sp. Marseille-Q4943 DNA harbors:
- a CDS encoding TetR/AcrR family transcriptional regulator, whose protein sequence is MSKKQLIMEKALELFAKQGFEATSVQQITDHCGISKGAFYLSFKSKDELIVALIDHFMRQFTADIDYVVNHEKNDADLLYNFYYTTFQSFNKHSDFAKILMKEPTQSFNEELFTKLHNYNKSLEKVILSMIERLYGEQANDLKYDLAFCIKGFMNTYSELFLLYKLPIDLDLLSRSLVEKTNLLAENMSISFISDDLIQMIDRPLHEEYTLEQIVEIVEKNIEDMEDSIEKESLILLRQELLEPALHPAIVKGLLENIRQHPHCKWAAYLLRKHFGIN, encoded by the coding sequence ATGTCAAAAAAACAACTAATTATGGAGAAAGCTTTGGAACTCTTTGCAAAGCAAGGATTTGAAGCGACGTCTGTCCAACAAATAACGGACCATTGCGGCATTTCCAAAGGAGCTTTCTATTTATCGTTCAAGTCAAAAGACGAGTTGATTGTTGCGTTGATCGACCACTTCATGAGACAGTTCACCGCAGATATTGACTACGTGGTCAACCATGAGAAAAATGACGCGGATTTATTATATAATTTTTATTACACAACGTTTCAATCGTTCAATAAACACTCTGATTTTGCCAAGATCCTAATGAAGGAACCGACACAATCGTTCAATGAGGAGCTATTCACGAAGCTCCATAATTACAACAAATCTCTTGAAAAAGTGATCTTATCAATGATTGAACGACTATATGGCGAACAAGCCAATGACTTAAAATATGATTTAGCGTTTTGCATTAAAGGTTTCATGAACACCTATTCCGAGTTGTTTTTGCTGTATAAATTACCGATTGATTTGGATTTGCTCTCCCGATCACTTGTTGAAAAGACGAATCTGCTTGCTGAAAACATGTCGATTTCCTTTATTTCCGATGATTTAATCCAGATGATTGATCGGCCTTTGCATGAAGAGTACACACTGGAACAAATTGTCGAAATCGTGGAAAAGAATATTGAGGATATGGAGGATTCAATCGAAAAAGAGTCGTTGATCCTGTTAAGGCAAGAGCTGTTAGAGCCAGCGCTGCATCCAGCGATTGTAAAGGGATTATTGGAGAATATCCGACAACATCCGCATTGCAAATGGGCCGCTTATTTATTGCGGAAGCATTTTGGAATAAATTAA
- a CDS encoding DinB family protein — MATIEQLKFARMYTMGRLSQAKEDAWDKQPTGFNNTIRWNVGHIYISLEQFATRVLPSYEPQHNEWDAFFGMGTSPAKWEGQAPSKEELLVALQEQLPRVVQALEGNLGQTLPEPLKIGDMLTMGTVDAVMQFAIWHEGLHAGVIHGLNRAIGE, encoded by the coding sequence ATGGCGACAATTGAACAGTTGAAATTTGCAAGGATGTATACGATGGGGCGTTTATCACAGGCGAAGGAAGACGCATGGGATAAGCAACCGACGGGGTTCAATAATACAATCCGTTGGAATGTCGGTCATATTTACATTTCGTTGGAACAGTTTGCAACGAGAGTTCTGCCATCCTATGAGCCACAACACAATGAGTGGGATGCATTTTTTGGAATGGGGACGAGCCCTGCGAAGTGGGAAGGTCAAGCCCCTTCAAAAGAGGAATTGCTTGTAGCATTACAGGAACAGTTGCCGCGTGTCGTACAAGCATTGGAAGGCAATCTAGGCCAAACTCTGCCTGAACCTCTCAAAATAGGTGATATGTTAACGATGGGAACGGTCGATGCGGTCATGCAGTTTGCTATATGGCACGAAGGACTGCATGCAGGCGTCATCCATGGATTGAACCGGGCGATTGGAGAATAA
- a CDS encoding efflux RND transporter permease subunit encodes MKGLVNFVLKNKLAVWLLTIIITVSGVYSATQMKTETLPDISIPYLMVMGVYPGATPEQVMEEVSIPIERAVENLDHVKSVYSNSYSNMSSIQVEYDYGIDMDEAKRELASAMDSLSLPEGAQEPVITAISMNMMPVVALSVSSTSEDIIELTSTVEDILLPKIDKIDGVASATISGQHIEEVELTYDEEKMAKLGLQVDSVKQMIQASNMEVSLGLFEFEEGEQAVAVDGKFMTIDELKGMLIPVTPSEANPSPFVKLGDIATIEKVGKVQSVSRTNGENAIAIQIIKGQRANTVDVVNDVKKLMKDEEKAIDGLVVDVSLDQGEPIETSVSTMVEKALFGGLIAVLIILLFLRDFKSTIISIVSIPVSIFMALMILHWKDITLNIMTLGAITVAIGRVIDDSIVVVENIYRRLHLKTEKLSGRALIREATIEMFKPIMSSTLVTVAVFAPLIFVGGMVGELFLPFALTMSFALGASLLVAITIVPALSHFLFKKKLYGEKSESQHKEAGKMANWYKGVLNWSLNHKVITSIISVVLLAGSLGLMPLIGFSFLGSDEEKVMYITYTPATGELQEEMLANVEVVEKEMLKRDDIEIVQLSIMDSADPMTAMMGGGSNGALMYLIFDKDMEDFQGARAEVEDYVFNIGQSGEWKSQDFSSMGMSTNEISYTLYSEDLSSLKEAVQQVEKVMDANKGIEDVSSSAEDAYVQYTLKATQDELLQYGLTTGQIVMMLNPSRTQEVVTTIGKDRNELEVVVKQKAAEQPTSIDEMLEREIPTALGTTMKLSDLVKVEEGSTFNTLSRSKGQYYASVSGKLVDADISKATSEVDKAIAELKLPKGVAVDTAGVAADMEEAFTQLGIAMLAAIAIVYFILVVTFREGVAPFAILFSLPFAVIGSFVGLLIAGETISVPVMMGLLMLIGIVVTNAIVLVDRIIRMERTGLKMREAVLEAGATRLRPILMTAIATIGALIPLALGNGAGSGLISKGLGITVIGGLISSTLLTLIVVPIVYEILSKMFKKNRLDLEED; translated from the coding sequence GTGAAAGGGTTAGTCAATTTTGTTCTAAAGAATAAATTAGCAGTATGGTTGCTCACCATTATTATAACAGTGTCGGGGGTTTATTCGGCAACGCAGATGAAAACGGAGACGCTGCCGGATATTTCGATTCCGTACTTAATGGTGATGGGCGTCTATCCCGGTGCAACTCCGGAGCAAGTGATGGAGGAAGTCTCGATACCTATCGAGAGGGCGGTAGAGAACTTAGATCACGTGAAATCGGTCTACTCCAATTCCTATTCCAATATGTCTAGCATTCAAGTTGAATATGATTACGGTATTGATATGGACGAAGCGAAGCGAGAATTGGCGTCCGCAATGGATTCTTTATCCTTGCCGGAAGGCGCGCAGGAACCGGTTATTACAGCAATCAGCATGAATATGATGCCTGTTGTAGCGCTAAGCGTGAGCAGTACATCCGAGGATATCATTGAACTGACTTCCACTGTTGAAGATATTTTGCTGCCGAAAATCGATAAAATTGACGGGGTTGCTTCCGCGACCATTTCCGGTCAGCATATCGAGGAAGTGGAGCTGACGTACGACGAGGAAAAAATGGCTAAGCTTGGATTGCAGGTCGATTCAGTCAAGCAAATGATTCAAGCGAGCAATATGGAAGTTTCACTAGGTCTGTTTGAGTTTGAGGAAGGCGAGCAAGCAGTCGCTGTCGACGGCAAGTTCATGACGATTGATGAGCTGAAAGGCATGCTCATTCCTGTGACGCCGTCAGAAGCGAATCCATCGCCGTTCGTTAAGCTTGGCGATATTGCAACGATCGAAAAAGTAGGCAAGGTGCAGTCTGTTTCCCGTACGAACGGTGAAAATGCGATTGCCATCCAAATCATTAAAGGACAGCGTGCCAACACGGTCGATGTCGTTAATGACGTGAAGAAGTTAATGAAAGATGAAGAAAAAGCGATTGATGGCCTCGTCGTCGACGTATCGCTCGACCAAGGAGAGCCGATTGAGACATCCGTTTCGACGATGGTCGAAAAAGCGCTTTTCGGTGGTTTAATTGCCGTATTGATCATTCTACTCTTCTTGCGTGATTTCAAATCGACGATCATTTCGATCGTTTCAATTCCAGTATCCATTTTTATGGCGCTCATGATCCTTCACTGGAAGGATATTACGCTTAATATTATGACGCTCGGTGCGATAACCGTTGCAATTGGCCGTGTCATCGATGACTCCATCGTCGTCGTCGAAAATATATACCGGCGACTTCATTTGAAGACTGAGAAGCTATCAGGGCGTGCATTGATTCGCGAAGCGACGATCGAGATGTTCAAGCCAATCATGTCGTCAACGCTCGTCACAGTTGCGGTATTCGCGCCGCTCATCTTTGTAGGCGGCATGGTAGGGGAGCTATTTTTGCCGTTCGCGTTGACGATGTCGTTTGCACTCGGTGCTTCATTGCTCGTCGCGATTACAATCGTGCCGGCATTGTCCCATTTTTTATTCAAGAAAAAACTGTATGGGGAAAAGTCGGAAAGCCAGCATAAAGAAGCAGGTAAAATGGCGAATTGGTACAAAGGCGTTTTAAATTGGTCATTGAATCATAAAGTCATCACATCGATCATTTCTGTCGTTCTATTGGCAGGCAGCTTGGGGCTCATGCCGCTGATCGGCTTCAGTTTCTTAGGAAGCGATGAAGAAAAAGTGATGTATATTACGTATACACCTGCAACAGGTGAGCTTCAGGAAGAAATGTTGGCAAACGTCGAAGTTGTCGAGAAGGAAATGCTGAAACGCGATGATATTGAAATCGTTCAATTATCCATCATGGACAGCGCTGACCCGATGACCGCGATGATGGGTGGCGGCTCGAATGGCGCGCTTATGTATCTCATCTTTGACAAGGACATGGAAGACTTCCAAGGAGCCCGTGCAGAAGTTGAAGACTATGTATTCAACATCGGCCAGTCCGGAGAATGGAAGAGCCAAGATTTCAGTTCCATGGGGATGTCCACAAATGAAATTAGTTACACGCTATATAGTGAAGATTTAAGCAGCCTGAAGGAAGCTGTCCAACAGGTTGAAAAAGTCATGGATGCAAACAAAGGCATTGAAGATGTCTCTTCAAGTGCCGAAGATGCATACGTTCAGTACACATTGAAAGCAACGCAGGATGAACTGCTGCAGTATGGGTTGACGACTGGGCAGATTGTCATGATGCTAAACCCGTCGAGGACGCAGGAAGTCGTCACGACAATCGGCAAAGACCGCAATGAATTAGAAGTTGTCGTGAAGCAGAAGGCAGCTGAACAGCCGACATCAATCGATGAAATGCTGGAACGGGAAATTCCGACTGCGCTAGGAACGACAATGAAACTTTCAGATCTCGTGAAAGTTGAAGAAGGATCTACATTCAATACGCTGTCCCGAAGCAAAGGACAATATTACGCTTCGGTTTCCGGTAAGCTTGTTGACGCGGACATTTCTAAAGCAACTTCCGAAGTCGATAAGGCGATTGCTGAATTGAAACTGCCGAAAGGTGTGGCGGTCGATACGGCTGGTGTCGCTGCCGACATGGAGGAAGCATTTACACAGCTCGGAATTGCGATGCTTGCAGCGATTGCGATTGTTTACTTCATCCTTGTTGTGACGTTCCGTGAAGGTGTTGCACCGTTTGCGATTCTCTTCTCGCTGCCATTTGCCGTCATTGGTTCATTCGTCGGCTTGCTCATCGCAGGCGAAACGATTTCCGTTCCGGTCATGATGGGTCTGCTGATGTTGATCGGTATCGTCGTCACGAATGCGATCGTACTCGTCGACCGCATCATCCGCATGGAACGGACCGGACTGAAAATGCGCGAAGCAGTACTCGAAGCGGGCGCGACACGTTTACGTCCGATCCTTATGACAGCGATCGCCACAATCGGCGCCCTCATTCCATTAGCACTCGGAAATGGCGCAGGCAGCGGATTGATTTCGAAGGGTCTCGGCATCACGGTTATCGGCGGTTTGATCAGTTCCACATTGTTGACGCTGATCGTCGTGCCGATCGTGTACGAAATCTTGTCGAAAATGTTCAAGAAGAACCGTTTGGATTTGGAAGAGGATTAA